The genome window AATGGAGGTGGAGAATTACTGTATTATGACAGGCCAGATGTTGAAGGTCCAAAGTTGTCATCATATGAGAAAGCAAGAATTAAATCAGAAAATGTTCCCGATTTGCACCAAGTGTTAGATAAAGCTTTAGGTTCAGTTGGAGTTGTTAAAAAAGTCAGGCGTTTGTTCATGGTTGATCAAACTAGAGTTCATGTTGATTCAGTAGAAGGATTGGGGGATTTTATGGAACTGGAAGTAGTTTTAAAACCTGAACAGACTGTGGATGATGGTGAAAAAATTGCTTCTAGATTAATGCAAGCTTTAGGAATTGACAAAAGTGATTTAATTTCTGGAGCATACACTGATTTGTTGcagaaaaaatagtttttgtaaatggaaataaaaatctctgtttttattttgtataaatttattttttgcacaACCTGTATATAATGAGCAACTTTACTCCCTGATTGTATGGAGTAAAGTGGCtcttttttccccttgggcaaaaaaccatagcctattcaaccttttatggtacatatttatttcgaattaatgtttttttttactcgaggtgcagtttgtagcctgaaggcgaagcccgagggtcCTACAAAGCAACGACGGTAACAATCATGCATTCCCGAGGTGCAGATACTATTATTTACacgattcaaaaatttttattcggaatcgtattgtaatatgcacattcctaaccttatacgagggcggaaagttaaccattcctttttatctttacttccctctcttggtcagtaataggccaCTTTCCGCCCTGTTATGACGTTCTTCCAGTGGCGTACACGAATTGCCGAAAAATGGTAGAAATGAAATTGCATCAAATTAACtgtttatttgcaaaaaatataatgattccgaataaaatagtatacaaacctcggtaGGAAGGTGTTTCCTTCCTGTCTCgagcattagttcacctcggctacgccttggtaaactatcttagctctcgacaggaatgaaacactttccacctcggtatgtaatctactattatttgctaaaaatgtaatgattccgaataaaatagtatacaaaccttggtggcattagttcacctctactacgccttggtaaactatcttagctctcgacaggaatgaaacacttcccacctcggtatgtaatctactatgtacatattattgaaaaaagccgaaaggttaaaaatgatttttaactgtcaacatgacacttcaatttagcttgacagttagtgatttgcaaattttcggcttttttctattaaaatccgtgagtcgtgcaaaaaatagtatatggacCTCGGGAgtgaatgatttttaccctCAGTGCTTTGTAGAACCCTCGGGCTACGCCTTCGGGCTACAATCTGCGCCTCAAGTAAAAATCATCTACTTCACTCTCTcggtgcataatatactattgcaTTGTTACGTATGATGCTATGATGTTGATGTTTTTCTTGAAGGACCGTTGTTTCttgacttttgaaattattgcCAAAGGGCCATGAATTGAAAATACGTGTCGTTTTGTTGAGATGTTTAATTTATCTGtcctttatttgtttttacaaaaacttaCTAGCAAAAATCCACCTAACATTGCAGTTGCTGCAGGTGGGGAACGATATCGACTAATAAGATCGATTGTTGAAACGAAATTTAAACATGAGCTCAAACAGCGTGATAATATAATTgcgttttaaaaaaagttgacatttAAATTGGAAACCAAAAATGTATGTATATGTGGTCTACAACTACAACCAATGTTTATTGTACCTATAACCGCAGTGGATAATGTTATCTGATGTAAACACAGCAATGTGATTGCAACGTGATTTGACATTCTCGTTTCTTATTGGTACATAGTTCCTTTGCATCAATACGTCGCTTAAGTAAGGATGTCGTTCTTAAGTCCGACTTTTCACTGTCGCATTTAACTTTAAGTTACACAATCCCTACTTATACTGATCTAATGATAAACTGTTACCTAATTAGTGAGGTATttactcaatttttttaaactattagTTTGGTAActacatttaaatttgtaatttcgccaagagattttaattttacccaGAGCCAGGGCTGCTGATTGCTGATGCTGACCTGACTGACTGACTCTTCGAGTTCGGGAGTTCATTAGCTGATATGCGCGTTCGAAATAACTTATTGTTGGTTTGAGGCGTAGAGGCAATATTTGATTTTGAAGTAcgaaaatataatatttatctTGTTGTTGAACGAGGGCCATTGGCAAAAGATAATATTAGGCAGGACTTATTTCTTTCTTGTCAGATATAACATTTGATTTGTTTACTTACACAGTATAGAGCTATAAGAATCAGTATATAGGTATATAGTTTCACGAGGCGGCGGCACCTTTTATCTTTCTGTCATCAGTGTCATCAAATTGCACTGCGCTACTGCGCAATTCACCCACGAGTTGCCAGTGGCGTAGTCAATTCCAAACCATAGGGGTAGATGTGAGAGTTAAAACTACGCCGgaaatgaaaatgacattagaggatttaaatattatttaatattttatgaagGGAATCAGTGGGAATAAGGGAatacataaattaaacaatttttatatacaggtgcgtcctaaaaaacgccggaAGCCttatctccgttatttatggcttaatttaaataaaacaaaaattggaataaatcactttaaaaactcTATAAGCACAACATagactttttttcaaaaagtcattCAAGGTCAGATAGTCATAGATAgtcaacattattttttcaaatagctaaAACTACTGATTCTTATAGCTCTATactattgttattattattattattagcaCACTATTAATAGTACCTACTAcctatattattatacgagtttaatAAGACGCTTTTTTATCACATGACATGAGTGTGTGtaaagcacgacgagcgtagcgaagTGATTTATGAAACGAATGTGATaatacgtcttattaaacgaATTTAATATActtttttagtattttatctactttgctttactaatCATCGACATTATACATATGGACTGCTAATGTACGACTGCGCATCCAAATTGTATAGAAAGAGATGGAAATTACAGAAGGCTAAGTTCCTTCTCTCTGATGATATTTTCTTATAGGCTCTTCGATAATAAATGACATCAAAAGAAGGGTAGCGACAGCGTTCCCTTTATTATTGCTTTCTCTTTCTACGCTTTTTCGCTCGCGCAGCGCACATTAGCAGTCCATATCTATATGTCGATGTTACTAATTCCTGAAATTTCAGCTGCTCAAGTTTTCATATTAGACTAGGAACTTTCGTGTGGGTTGGTAacagacatttttcacaaaaatgtaaggttatatttactaaatttacttcATACTATGAAGTAACAAGTGAAGGTATCATTATATGGAAGCTATGAAGTTCATAGCTTCCATATATGATATGGAAGCTATGAAGTTCATATATAGCTTCCATATATGATAGCCAGCGGCGGCACTAGCCCTTTATCAGCGTAGAGCGACATTGTCTTTCGGCGCCCTTTCGTCGACAACTTCGAATCAATTATAATTCAGTTTCTGGTAAGAAAATACcttcaaacattttcaaaaatcggATTTAGAGCGGCCGCTCCTCTCGCTCTACCCCAGGGCCGCCACTGATGATAGCTTCACTTGTTACCTTGACGCCAGACATCAAACGGCTGATGTTGCCAATATAACAAAAGttaaaagttaccaaaaacagtttaataatatgaTTCGATATAATAATGACCCCATTTGTAACGCAAAGTAGATAATactagtttatttaatgagttcgtgtgtaaatcgGCCCTTTTTTCTCACAAGCGGCCCATTATTAAACGCGAGTggaacgagcgttttaaaggcccacgagtgccaaaaaaggcccaatttttTATACACaggaacgagttgaatacaacgttttttttgtccgacgagccccttaaaggctccaaatcgcttaaaatctttaaaattagcttaacGTTTccttttgacaagttgtgacatttatcaaaatccattcacacaggagaaaattctccaATTCTAatagtgtcgaacaaaaaatatataaatagaaatcggtcattttaaaattcttatgACATTGTTTAATAGTTACATAggtatagtgaaatttttttaatcaacaattgtcagtgtcaaaatgaagtaaaaaaccatactgtaccaccctaaaatttggacatatggaccagctgtataacaatttgacaccaaattatggttaaggttatgttcacttcacttcccgtacctttcttccgtgaattcattttcaaaacaaatttaatgagaaatcaggagaaaccttttcgaatttgaaataaactctcgctcgttagggcgagggctcagttacataaaaaaatgttgacactcaatgtgaccaatcgtattatcatgaaaatcacagtttggctcataccaacaagacaacgttttgacaattgtttattaaaaaaattcaactataggTAGGTAACGtatatattatacagggtgtttctaaaatatgtgtgttaattttaaccagtgaaagaactcgccaatttatgaaacttttctctataacattttgtaaaattcgtaaaagtattccaagattttttgccccacaatttttaccaaacgagtcgttttgtgtgattaactagtttctattttttgtaaccatgagaatttaaattttgattatttatttttttctataacaatggaactttttaacaaagctctgtttctatcacaac of Tenebrio molitor chromosome 6, icTenMoli1.1, whole genome shotgun sequence contains these proteins:
- the LOC138133132 gene encoding uncharacterized protein; this encodes MRNVEIKAKVKEMVKLIERAQSISGTNGEIIIQHDTFYNVQQGRLKLRKFENGGGELLYYDRPDVEGPKLSSYEKARIKSENVPDLHQVLDKALGSVGVVKKVRRLFMVDQTRVHVDSVEGLGDFMELEVVLKPEQTVDDGEKIASRLMQALGIDKSDLISGAYTDLLQKK